Proteins from one Thermobifida alba genomic window:
- a CDS encoding RNA degradosome polyphosphate kinase, protein MREEAPLPADRFMNREIGWLRFNQRVLELAEDTTLPLLERALFLSIFSSNLDEFFMVRVAGLKRRLATGVAVSSRWSPRAQLNEISAVTHELMERHARCFHSSVAPALAEAGIRIVRWNDLTGTEAQRMHRFFRRAIYPVLTPLAVDPSHPFPYISGRSLNLAVTVRDPHTGRQTFARIKVPPVLPRFIELDGQRFVPVEDVISAHLPQLFEGMEIQEHHAFRVTRNADLEVDEDETDDLVKSLEQELLRRRFGPLVRLEVEETISEEILGILREELGAVEEEVYRVPGPLDLAGLSQLHKLDRPELKYPPMVPVEPRALAQNDFFEVLRRRELLVHHPYESFATTTERFIGLAAADPRVVAIKQTLYRTSGDSPIVEALIEAARAGKEVVVLVEIKARFDEQNNIRWARKLEEAGCHVVYGVVGLKTHCKLALVVRQEDDGSLRRYCHIGTGNYNPSTARIYEDFGLFSADQEVGEDLSDLFNHLTGFSRKKHYRRLLVAPHALREALMRQIQHEINNHAQGLPARIRIKTNSLVDEEIVDALYTASRAGVPIDLWVRGSCVLRPGVEGLSETIRVRSILGRFLEHSRVFVFENGGEPQVWIGSADLMPRNLDRRVEALIRVVDPGQRARLVGLMDLAMADSTSTWHLNPDGSWTRFTHDEEGTRLLDLQSTLRGDRHLRVVDG, encoded by the coding sequence GTGCGGGAGGAGGCCCCGCTGCCCGCCGACCGCTTCATGAACCGCGAGATCGGCTGGCTCCGCTTCAACCAGCGGGTGCTGGAACTGGCGGAGGACACCACGCTGCCGCTCCTGGAACGCGCCCTGTTCCTGTCCATCTTCTCCAGCAACCTCGACGAGTTCTTCATGGTCCGTGTCGCCGGGCTGAAGCGCCGCCTGGCCACCGGGGTCGCGGTCTCCTCCCGGTGGAGCCCCCGCGCGCAGCTGAACGAGATCAGCGCGGTCACGCACGAACTGATGGAGCGGCACGCCCGGTGCTTCCACTCCTCGGTGGCGCCCGCGCTGGCCGAGGCCGGAATCCGCATCGTGCGCTGGAACGACCTCACCGGCACCGAGGCGCAGCGCATGCACCGCTTCTTCCGCCGCGCCATCTACCCGGTGCTCACCCCGCTCGCGGTGGACCCCTCCCACCCCTTCCCCTACATCTCGGGACGCTCCCTCAACCTCGCGGTCACCGTGCGCGACCCGCACACCGGACGGCAGACGTTCGCCCGCATCAAGGTCCCCCCGGTGCTGCCGCGCTTCATCGAACTCGACGGCCAGCGCTTCGTGCCGGTCGAGGACGTCATCTCCGCGCACCTGCCGCAGCTGTTCGAGGGCATGGAGATCCAGGAGCACCACGCCTTCCGGGTCACCCGCAACGCCGACCTGGAAGTGGACGAGGACGAGACCGACGACCTCGTCAAGTCCCTGGAGCAGGAGCTGCTGCGCCGCCGCTTCGGCCCGCTGGTGCGCCTGGAGGTCGAGGAGACCATCTCCGAGGAGATCCTCGGCATCCTCCGGGAGGAGCTGGGCGCCGTGGAGGAGGAGGTCTACCGCGTCCCCGGCCCGCTGGACCTCGCCGGACTGTCCCAGCTGCACAAGCTGGACCGGCCCGAACTCAAGTACCCGCCGATGGTGCCGGTGGAGCCGCGGGCCCTTGCCCAGAACGACTTCTTCGAGGTGCTGCGCCGCCGCGAACTGCTCGTCCACCACCCCTACGAGTCGTTCGCCACCACCACCGAGCGGTTCATCGGCCTGGCCGCCGCCGACCCCAGGGTCGTGGCGATCAAGCAGACCCTGTACCGCACCAGCGGCGACTCCCCGATCGTGGAGGCCCTCATCGAGGCCGCCCGCGCGGGCAAGGAGGTCGTCGTGCTGGTGGAGATCAAAGCCCGCTTCGACGAGCAGAACAACATCCGCTGGGCGCGCAAGCTGGAGGAGGCGGGCTGCCACGTGGTCTACGGCGTGGTCGGCCTGAAGACGCACTGCAAGCTCGCACTGGTGGTCCGCCAGGAGGACGACGGCAGCCTGCGGCGCTACTGCCACATCGGCACCGGCAACTACAACCCGAGCACCGCCCGCATCTACGAGGACTTCGGACTGTTCAGCGCGGACCAGGAGGTGGGGGAGGACCTCAGCGACCTGTTCAACCACCTCACCGGCTTCTCCCGCAAGAAGCACTACCGGCGGCTCCTGGTCGCCCCGCACGCGCTGCGCGAGGCGCTGATGCGCCAGATCCAGCACGAGATCAACAACCACGCCCAGGGGCTGCCCGCGCGCATCCGGATCAAGACCAACTCGCTGGTGGACGAGGAGATCGTCGACGCCCTCTACACCGCCTCCCGCGCCGGAGTCCCCATCGACCTGTGGGTCCGCGGCAGCTGCGTGCTGCGTCCCGGGGTGGAGGGGCTGTCGGAGACGATCCGGGTGCGCAGTATCCTCGGACGGTTCCTGGAACACTCCCGAGTCTTCGTCTTCGAGAATGGAGGGGAACCGCAGGTCTGGATCGGCAGCGCCGATCTCATGCCGCGCAACCTGGACCGCAGGGTCGAGGCGCTGATCCGCGTCGTCGACCCGGGGCAGCGCGCCCGACTCGTCGGCCTGATGGACCTGGCGATGGCCGACAGCACGTCGACGTGGCACCTCAACCCGGACGGGAGCTGGACCCGCTTCACCCACGACGAGGAGGGGACCCGGCTGCTGGACCTGCAGAGCACCCTGCGCGGCGACCGCCACCTGCGGGTCGTCGATGGCTGA
- a CDS encoding NUDIX hydrolase, with translation MAEPETPEEPAAGASSPQDTAPGGYLEPIRAAGAVLWRDGGRGSEVALIHRPGRDDWTLPKGKLKNGEHLLTAAVREVGEETGLAPVLGRRLPSQRYLKDGWPKQVEWWAATPEPAAVPRFAPNEEVDALEWLPVAEARDRLTYDHDVHVLDHFRAGPARTVPLILLRHASAGDKSEWNDHDLLRPLDEAGRADALTLAEVLAVFGPLRVVSSAAARCTETVVPYAVTRAAEIRTERAFTVGALHSEDGPYDREAARRAFGDLLEERRPTLVCTHGELVADLMREAFARTGSPVPQQLSLRKGTFWVVHVDAADGSLAAVERHTRAG, from the coding sequence ATGGCTGAACCAGAAACCCCCGAAGAACCCGCCGCCGGCGCCTCTTCGCCGCAGGACACCGCGCCCGGCGGCTACCTGGAGCCCATCCGGGCGGCGGGAGCGGTGCTGTGGCGGGACGGCGGCCGCGGCAGCGAGGTGGCGCTCATCCACCGTCCGGGCCGCGACGACTGGACGCTGCCCAAGGGCAAGCTGAAGAACGGCGAGCACCTCCTCACCGCGGCGGTGCGCGAGGTCGGCGAGGAGACCGGCCTGGCCCCGGTGCTGGGCCGCCGCCTGCCCTCGCAGCGCTACCTGAAAGACGGCTGGCCCAAGCAGGTCGAGTGGTGGGCGGCCACCCCCGAACCGGCCGCCGTCCCGCGGTTCGCCCCCAACGAGGAGGTGGACGCGCTGGAGTGGCTTCCGGTGGCCGAGGCCCGCGACCGCCTCACCTACGACCACGACGTGCACGTGCTGGACCACTTCCGGGCCGGTCCGGCGCGGACGGTGCCGCTGATCCTGCTGCGGCACGCCTCGGCGGGGGACAAGAGCGAGTGGAACGACCACGACCTGCTGCGCCCCCTGGACGAGGCCGGCCGCGCCGACGCCCTGACCCTGGCCGAGGTGCTCGCCGTGTTCGGCCCGCTGCGGGTGGTCTCCTCGGCGGCCGCGCGCTGCACCGAGACCGTGGTGCCCTACGCGGTCACCCGCGCGGCGGAGATCCGCACCGAACGCGCCTTCACCGTCGGGGCGCTCCACTCCGAGGACGGCCCCTACGACCGGGAGGCCGCCCGCCGGGCGTTCGGGGACCTGCTGGAGGAGCGGCGGCCCACCCTGGTGTGCACGCACGGGGAGCTGGTGGCCGACCTCATGCGCGAGGCGTTCGCCCGCACGGGCTCCCCCGTCCCCCAGCAGCTGTCGCTGCGCAAGGGCACCTTCTGGGTGGTGCACGTGGACGCCGCGGACGGTTCGCTGGCCGCCGTGGAACGCCACACCCGGGCCGGATGA
- a CDS encoding TrmH family RNA methyltransferase — protein sequence MSDMIVSAANPLVKRIRQLSSRKYRRREGVFLVEGAQPVWRAVEAGWAVETLVVAPDLLTGPVAGMVAEQEARGTRVARLSAELFTRLSDRDGPAGVAAVVRSRTTRLDDLAVRPGAVFAALHRVGNPGNLGTVVRTVDAVGGAGVVLVGETADPYAPAAVKASMGSLFAVDVARAPDAEAFLDWAKRNGVQVVAASGYADADHWRTAYRPPLAVLLGSEGDGLPDDLLDRADLRVRIPMTGTAESLNLAVAAGVMLYEARRHAPDLGG from the coding sequence ATGAGCGACATGATCGTCAGCGCCGCCAACCCGCTGGTGAAACGCATCCGGCAGCTGTCCTCCCGCAAGTACCGGCGCAGGGAGGGCGTGTTCCTCGTGGAGGGCGCGCAGCCGGTGTGGCGTGCCGTGGAGGCCGGCTGGGCGGTGGAGACCCTGGTCGTCGCCCCCGACCTGCTCACCGGGCCGGTCGCGGGAATGGTCGCCGAGCAGGAGGCGCGGGGGACGCGGGTGGCGCGGCTCAGCGCCGAGCTGTTCACGCGGCTGTCCGACCGGGACGGCCCCGCCGGGGTGGCCGCGGTCGTCCGGAGCCGCACCACGCGGCTGGACGACCTCGCGGTCCGGCCCGGCGCGGTCTTCGCCGCGCTGCACCGCGTGGGCAATCCCGGCAACCTCGGCACGGTCGTGCGCACCGTGGACGCGGTCGGCGGGGCGGGCGTGGTGCTGGTGGGGGAGACCGCCGACCCGTACGCCCCCGCGGCGGTGAAGGCCAGCATGGGCTCCCTGTTCGCCGTGGACGTGGCGCGCGCCCCCGACGCGGAGGCCTTCCTCGACTGGGCGAAACGGAACGGCGTGCAGGTGGTGGCCGCCTCCGGGTACGCCGACGCCGACCACTGGCGCACCGCCTACCGGCCGCCGCTGGCCGTGCTGCTCGGCAGCGAGGGCGACGGACTGCCCGACGACCTGCTGGACCGCGCCGACCTGCGGGTGCGCATCCCCATGACGGGTACCGCCGAGTCGCTCAACCTCGCCGTCGCCGCGGGCGTGATGCTGTACGAGGCCCGGCGGCACGCCCCGGACCTCGGCGGCTGA
- a CDS encoding SRPBCC family protein, translating to MAKQQVSRSIVVHAPAERVFALLTDPRRHADIDGSATVRGPLHGPERLVAGSEFGMDMKMFGVSYRMTNRVVEYEQDRRIAWRHIGAHRWRWELEPLDGGATRVTETFDYSTTGPFAVLYQLAGYPSRNARAIEATLPRLKKLVEA from the coding sequence ATGGCCAAGCAGCAGGTGTCCCGCAGCATCGTCGTCCACGCCCCCGCCGAGCGGGTCTTCGCGCTCCTCACCGACCCGCGCCGCCACGCCGACATCGACGGCTCCGCCACGGTCCGCGGCCCCCTGCACGGCCCGGAGCGGCTGGTCGCGGGCTCCGAGTTCGGCATGGACATGAAGATGTTCGGGGTGTCCTACCGGATGACCAACCGGGTGGTGGAGTACGAGCAGGACCGCCGGATCGCCTGGCGGCACATCGGTGCGCACCGCTGGCGCTGGGAACTGGAGCCGCTGGACGGCGGCGCCACCCGGGTCACCGAGACCTTCGACTACTCCACCACGGGCCCCTTCGCCGTCCTCTACCAGCTCGCGGGCTACCCCTCGCGCAACGCCCGCGCCATCGAGGCCACCCTGCCGAGGCTGAAGAAGCTGGTGGAAGCGTAG
- a CDS encoding ABC transporter ATP-binding protein produces MTSGKAVLDAHLVVRRPGFGLDVRLRVGPGRVLALLGPNGAGKSTALRALAGLLPLSGGHVLVDGGDVTAEPAERRPVGVVFQDYLLFPHLSVVENVAFGPRCQGMPARRARRLALDLLAEMGLDGCAAARPRTLSGGQQQRVALARALAVRPRLLLLDEPLAALDAHTRVSVRAQLRRRLAAFAGATVLVTHDPLEAMVLADRVLVLEDGAAVQEGTPAEVARRPRTGYVARLVGVNLYRGRAAGTRVRLAGPPGTEVPLTVAEPQAGTVFAAFPPRAVALYRDRPGGSPRNAWPLTVDGVERFGDQVRVHLTGVLEVSADITAAALAELALSPGRRVWAVVKATEVECYPA; encoded by the coding sequence GTGACGTCCGGAAAGGCCGTGCTGGACGCGCACCTGGTGGTGCGCCGCCCCGGTTTCGGGCTGGACGTGCGGCTGCGGGTGGGGCCCGGCCGGGTGCTGGCGCTGCTCGGCCCCAACGGGGCGGGCAAGTCCACGGCGCTGCGCGCCCTCGCCGGGCTGCTCCCGCTGTCGGGCGGGCACGTCCTGGTGGACGGCGGCGACGTGACCGCCGAACCTGCCGAGCGGCGCCCGGTCGGCGTGGTGTTCCAGGACTATCTGCTGTTCCCGCACCTGAGCGTGGTGGAGAACGTCGCGTTCGGGCCGCGCTGCCAGGGGATGCCGGCGCGGCGGGCCCGCCGCCTCGCCCTGGACCTGCTGGCGGAGATGGGCCTGGACGGGTGTGCGGCGGCGCGGCCGCGGACGCTGTCCGGCGGGCAGCAGCAGCGGGTGGCGCTCGCCCGGGCGCTGGCGGTGCGGCCGCGGCTGCTGCTGCTGGACGAGCCGCTGGCCGCGCTGGACGCGCACACCCGGGTGTCGGTCCGCGCGCAGCTGCGCCGCCGTCTGGCGGCCTTCGCCGGCGCGACCGTGCTGGTCACCCACGACCCGTTGGAGGCGATGGTGCTCGCCGACCGGGTGCTGGTGCTGGAGGACGGCGCGGCCGTGCAGGAGGGGACGCCCGCCGAGGTGGCCCGGCGGCCCCGCACCGGGTACGTGGCCCGGCTGGTGGGGGTGAACCTGTACCGGGGCCGCGCCGCGGGCACGCGGGTGCGGCTGGCGGGGCCGCCGGGCACGGAGGTGCCGTTGACCGTGGCGGAGCCTCAGGCGGGCACGGTGTTCGCCGCGTTCCCGCCGCGCGCCGTCGCCCTGTACCGGGACCGCCCCGGGGGCAGCCCCCGCAACGCCTGGCCGCTGACCGTGGACGGTGTGGAACGCTTCGGCGACCAGGTGCGCGTCCACCTCACCGGTGTCCTGGAGGTGAGTGCCGACATCACGGCGGCCGCGCTCGCCGAACTGGCGCTGTCCCCGGGGCGGCGGGTGTGGGCCGTCGTGAAGGCGACGGAGGTGGAGTGCTATCCGGCGTGA
- a CDS encoding ABC transporter permease produces the protein MPVSTFPERERRPGRPSAGRVPWPLLLPALLGLGFLVLPLVGLLVRAPWPTLGRRLLSAEVRDALVLSLTTATAATAVSLLLGVPLAWLLARTRFPGRRVVRALVTVPLVLPPVVGGVALLLVLGRNGLLGRYLYEWTGYSLPFTTAGVVVAQVFVAMPFLVVSVEGALRGTDRRYEEAAATLGATRWTVFRRVTLPMVAPGVLAGAVLCWSRALGEFGATIMFAGNFPGRTQTVPLAVYLAMQRSPEAAIVLSLVLLAVSVLVLVLLRDRWTGAP, from the coding sequence ATGCCGGTTTCGACCTTCCCTGAGCGGGAGCGGCGTCCGGGGCGGCCGTCCGCGGGCCGCGTCCCCTGGCCGCTGCTGCTCCCCGCGCTGCTCGGCCTCGGTTTCCTGGTGCTGCCGCTGGTCGGGCTGCTGGTCCGCGCGCCGTGGCCTACCCTGGGCCGCCGGCTGCTCTCCGCGGAGGTGCGGGACGCGCTGGTCCTGTCGCTGACCACGGCGACCGCCGCGACCGCCGTGTCCCTTCTGCTGGGGGTGCCGCTGGCCTGGCTGCTGGCCCGCACCCGCTTCCCGGGGCGGCGCGTGGTGCGGGCGCTGGTGACGGTGCCGCTGGTGCTGCCGCCGGTGGTGGGCGGCGTGGCGCTGCTGCTGGTGCTGGGCCGCAACGGCCTGCTCGGCCGGTACCTGTACGAGTGGACCGGGTACTCGCTGCCGTTCACCACGGCCGGGGTGGTGGTGGCGCAGGTGTTCGTGGCCATGCCGTTCCTGGTGGTCAGCGTGGAGGGGGCGCTGCGCGGGACGGACCGGCGCTACGAGGAGGCCGCGGCCACCCTGGGCGCGACCCGCTGGACGGTGTTTCGCCGGGTGACGCTGCCGATGGTCGCGCCGGGGGTGCTGGCGGGCGCGGTGCTGTGCTGGTCGCGGGCGTTGGGCGAGTTCGGCGCGACCATCATGTTCGCGGGCAACTTCCCCGGCCGCACCCAGACCGTGCCGCTCGCGGTGTACCTGGCGATGCAGCGCAGCCCGGAGGCGGCGATCGTGCTCAGCCTGGTGCTGCTGGCGGTGTCCGTGCTGGTCCTGGTGCTGCTGCGGGACCGGTGGACGGGGGCGCCGTGA
- the modA gene encoding molybdate ABC transporter substrate-binding protein: MRLSRLVAPLCVAVAACACAPGGGGPPAAGGERTLTVFAAASLTEVFGELGARFEAEHPGTAVEFSFAGSPALAAQLAQGASADVFAAADTASMDLVADAVGVSRGPVVFARNTLRIAVPADNPAGIGSLGDLAADGVDVALCAAQVPCGAASRAVLDAAGAEVEPVSWEEDVKAALARVRLGEVDAALVYRTDVAAAGSAVRGLDFPEAAQAVNDYPIAVVDGASEADLAEAWITLVTSPEGEKILDDAGFDLP; this comes from the coding sequence GTGAGACTCTCCCGCCTTGTCGCACCGCTGTGCGTCGCGGTCGCGGCCTGCGCGTGCGCCCCCGGCGGAGGCGGTCCGCCCGCAGCGGGCGGGGAGCGGACCCTCACCGTGTTCGCCGCCGCCTCCCTCACCGAGGTCTTCGGCGAACTGGGCGCGCGGTTCGAGGCCGAGCATCCCGGCACCGCCGTGGAGTTCTCCTTCGCGGGCAGTCCCGCCCTCGCCGCACAGCTCGCCCAGGGCGCGTCCGCCGACGTGTTCGCCGCCGCCGACACCGCGAGCATGGACCTGGTCGCCGACGCCGTCGGCGTGTCCCGCGGGCCGGTGGTGTTCGCGCGCAACACGCTGCGGATCGCGGTCCCGGCGGACAACCCCGCCGGGATCGGCTCGCTCGGCGACCTCGCCGCCGACGGCGTCGACGTGGCGCTCTGTGCCGCACAGGTGCCGTGCGGCGCCGCCTCCCGCGCCGTGCTGGACGCCGCCGGGGCCGAGGTCGAGCCGGTGTCCTGGGAGGAGGACGTGAAGGCCGCGCTGGCCCGGGTGCGGTTGGGCGAGGTGGACGCCGCGCTGGTGTACCGCACCGACGTGGCGGCCGCCGGCAGCGCGGTGCGCGGCCTGGACTTCCCGGAGGCCGCGCAGGCCGTCAACGACTACCCGATCGCGGTGGTCGACGGCGCCTCGGAGGCGGACCTGGCCGAGGCGTGGATCACCCTGGTCACGTCCCCCGAAGGGGAGAAGATCCTGGACGATGCCGGTTTCGACCTTCCCTGA
- a CDS encoding sensor histidine kinase, with the protein MADSGLGAWRERLISVLHLFTSFALSLLYLVPAALLVLMAGSLSSTVAEIMLRLVPVDWELPVLAALTLVSLPVATLLSRLCTHIQKKRVGALFGIVETTVPEPDDAPPLLRGLRYVLGREAWTTVLYSTVAGFTGLLAGGLTVLLVAYGTGGVVGGVLALAITFLSDVSVQNTGLTTVLLCVLAGPPLVVGGLWAAPWLVRLDTGIMRRVLFDSPQVRVRRRLLELSDTRSRMVDAAEAERRRIERDLHDGAQQRLLALTMTLTRARAKFERDPEQARALLEEAQRESRAVMADLREVARGLHPRVLTDHGLDAALPVAAGRCPVPVRLDVDLAERPSPRAEGVAYYVACEALTNVAKHAGATAVTVRAERVPRRRGDLLRLTVTDDGRGGADPDAGTGLHGLSDRVHAVDGELFVHSPPGEGTVLTADIPWEA; encoded by the coding sequence ATGGCGGACAGTGGGCTCGGGGCGTGGCGGGAACGCCTGATCTCGGTGCTGCACCTGTTCACCTCGTTCGCGCTGTCCCTGCTCTACCTGGTTCCCGCGGCGCTGCTGGTGCTGATGGCCGGCTCCCTGTCGTCGACGGTGGCCGAGATCATGCTCAGACTGGTGCCCGTCGACTGGGAGCTGCCCGTGCTGGCCGCCCTGACCCTGGTGTCGCTGCCGGTGGCCACGCTGCTGTCCCGGCTGTGCACCCACATCCAGAAGAAGCGGGTGGGGGCCCTGTTCGGCATCGTGGAGACCACGGTGCCCGAACCGGACGACGCGCCGCCGCTGCTGCGCGGCCTGCGGTACGTCCTCGGCCGGGAAGCCTGGACCACGGTGCTGTACAGCACCGTCGCCGGATTCACCGGCCTGCTGGCCGGGGGCCTCACCGTGCTGCTGGTCGCCTACGGGACCGGCGGAGTGGTCGGCGGCGTCCTGGCGTTGGCCATCACCTTCCTGAGCGACGTGTCCGTGCAGAACACCGGCCTGACCACGGTCCTGCTCTGCGTCCTGGCGGGACCGCCGCTGGTGGTGGGCGGCCTGTGGGCCGCCCCGTGGCTGGTCCGCCTCGACACCGGCATCATGCGGCGGGTCCTGTTCGACTCCCCGCAGGTGCGGGTCCGCCGACGGCTGCTCGAACTGAGCGACACCCGTTCCCGCATGGTGGACGCGGCCGAGGCCGAACGCCGCCGTATCGAACGCGACCTGCACGACGGGGCGCAGCAGCGGCTGCTGGCCCTCACCATGACCCTGACGCGGGCGCGCGCCAAGTTCGAACGCGACCCCGAGCAGGCCCGGGCCCTGCTGGAGGAGGCCCAGCGCGAGTCCCGGGCGGTCATGGCCGACCTGCGGGAGGTGGCCCGCGGGCTGCACCCGAGGGTGCTCACCGACCACGGACTCGACGCCGCGCTCCCGGTCGCCGCCGGACGCTGCCCGGTGCCGGTCCGCCTCGACGTCGACCTGGCCGAGCGGCCGTCGCCGCGCGCCGAGGGCGTCGCCTACTACGTGGCCTGCGAGGCGCTCACCAACGTCGCCAAACACGCCGGAGCCACCGCGGTGACGGTGCGGGCCGAACGGGTCCCGCGCCGCCGCGGCGACCTGCTCCGCCTCACGGTCACCGACGACGGGCGCGGCGGCGCGGACCCGGACGCGGGCACCGGGCTGCACGGGCTGTCCGACCGGGTGCACGCGGTCGACGGTGAACTGTTCGTGCACAGCCCACCCGGTGAGGGGACCGTCCTCACCGCCGACATCCCCTGGGAGGCGTGA
- a CDS encoding response regulator transcription factor, producing the protein MRVIIAEDSVLLRGGMARLLEDAGIEIVAQVGDAEALLAAVTEHSDVDLCLVDIRMPPTYSEEGMHAAIRIRAEHPGVAVLLLSQHVVGTYAAQLLGGGAAKVGYLLKDRVADIDDFLETLRRIADGGTAIDPEVVSQLLSRNTDNVLDRLSPRETEVLAAMAEGLNNAGIAARLFITERAVEKHIRSIFTKLDLLPDTHDHRRVLAVLQYLRASSGRS; encoded by the coding sequence GTGCGTGTGATCATCGCTGAGGACTCGGTACTGCTGCGCGGCGGCATGGCCCGCCTGCTGGAGGACGCGGGCATCGAGATCGTCGCCCAGGTCGGCGACGCCGAGGCACTGCTCGCCGCGGTCACCGAGCACAGCGACGTGGACCTGTGCCTGGTGGACATCCGCATGCCGCCCACCTACTCGGAGGAGGGCATGCACGCGGCGATCCGCATCCGCGCCGAACATCCCGGAGTCGCGGTCCTGCTGCTGTCGCAGCACGTCGTCGGCACCTACGCCGCGCAACTGCTGGGCGGCGGCGCGGCGAAGGTCGGCTACCTGCTCAAGGACCGGGTGGCCGACATCGACGATTTCCTGGAGACCCTGCGCCGCATCGCGGACGGGGGGACCGCCATCGACCCCGAGGTGGTGTCGCAGTTGCTCAGCCGCAACACCGACAACGTGCTGGACCGTCTGAGCCCCCGCGAGACCGAGGTGCTCGCGGCGATGGCCGAGGGGCTCAACAACGCGGGCATCGCAGCCCGGCTGTTCATCACCGAACGCGCCGTGGAGAAGCACATCCGCTCCATCTTCACCAAGCTAGACCTGCTGCCCGACACGCACGACCACCGGCGGGTGCTCGCCGTCCTCCAGTACCTGCGAGCCAGTTCGGGACGGTCGTGA
- a CDS encoding DUF4097 family beta strand repeat-containing protein gives MTFTARGLYASSSKAPRGRRGRGWLLVGALIGLAALGVGALGVLNSVAVATATESQEFPAPARLEIDNYTEGNVTVIAGDGDTVSVRLRMWSSMTARLGRNAETEGDRLWLSADCGGFLNVFGRCSADYVVTVPEGTEVSVATATGDVEVTGIVADVDVTTDTGEIRLSRVVGEISLQSDLGDITAEGSGPAAVADSDAGTINLENFRAAEIQATTAIGDILIGSGFETATARSNAGTVRVDTDTGFRALTATTDIGDVELRVPDAVYRVSVESDIGTEEVRVDRSPDAEAVIEARSDTGSISVGPS, from the coding sequence ATGACCTTCACCGCCAGAGGACTCTACGCCTCGTCGAGCAAGGCACCGCGCGGCCGACGGGGCCGGGGCTGGCTGCTCGTCGGCGCGCTCATCGGCCTGGCCGCGCTCGGCGTGGGCGCGCTGGGCGTCCTCAACAGCGTCGCCGTGGCGACCGCGACCGAGTCGCAGGAGTTTCCCGCCCCGGCCCGGCTGGAGATCGACAACTACACCGAGGGAAACGTCACCGTCATCGCCGGGGACGGCGACACGGTCAGCGTGCGACTGCGGATGTGGTCCTCCATGACCGCCCGGCTCGGACGGAACGCCGAGACGGAGGGCGACCGGCTGTGGCTCTCCGCCGACTGCGGCGGCTTCCTCAACGTCTTCGGCCGCTGCTCGGCGGACTACGTGGTCACCGTGCCGGAGGGCACCGAGGTCTCGGTGGCCACCGCCACGGGGGACGTGGAGGTCACCGGGATCGTCGCGGACGTGGACGTCACCACCGACACGGGGGAGATCCGGCTGTCGCGGGTCGTCGGCGAGATCTCGTTGCAGAGCGACCTCGGCGACATCACCGCCGAGGGGTCCGGCCCCGCCGCGGTCGCGGACAGCGACGCCGGCACGATCAACCTGGAGAACTTCCGGGCCGCCGAGATCCAGGCGACGACCGCCATCGGCGACATCCTTATCGGTTCGGGGTTCGAGACCGCCACGGCGCGCAGCAACGCCGGAACGGTCCGGGTCGACACCGACACCGGGTTCCGGGCGCTGACGGCCACCACGGACATCGGCGACGTCGAACTGCGGGTGCCCGACGCCGTCTACCGGGTGAGCGTCGAGAGCGACATCGGCACGGAGGAGGTCAGGGTGGACCGGTCGCCCGACGCCGAGGCGGTCATCGAGGCCCGCAGTGACACCGGGTCGATCAGCGTCGGCCCGAGCTGA
- a CDS encoding M50 family metallopeptidase — protein sequence MEANSFAQVWQDVFTVQPDPPLWIVIAAGAVALLVVAAGGRAWRVARNVVTIAHEGGHAVVALLSGRQLTGVRLHSDTSGVTVSRGRPDGLGMIMTILAGYTAPAVVGLVGIVLLTAGRITALLWISILLLAAMLLLIRNVYGVVSVVGTGAVVFLVSWFTPAEVQSFFAYLFTWFMLFASVRPVFELQSQRRRQPSPHSDADQLDRLTGVPGTVWVMFFALFNMAVVVLGVWLLLFR from the coding sequence ATGGAAGCCAACTCGTTCGCCCAGGTGTGGCAGGACGTCTTCACCGTGCAGCCCGACCCCCCGCTGTGGATCGTCATCGCCGCCGGGGCGGTCGCGCTGCTCGTGGTGGCGGCGGGAGGACGGGCGTGGCGGGTGGCCCGCAACGTGGTGACCATCGCCCACGAGGGCGGGCACGCGGTGGTGGCGCTGCTCAGCGGACGCCAGCTGACCGGAGTCCGGCTGCACTCCGACACGTCGGGCGTCACTGTCTCCCGCGGCCGCCCCGACGGCCTCGGCATGATCATGACGATCCTGGCGGGCTACACCGCTCCCGCCGTGGTGGGACTGGTCGGGATCGTGCTGCTCACCGCCGGCCGGATCACCGCCCTGCTGTGGATCAGCATCCTGCTGCTGGCGGCGATGCTGCTGCTCATCCGCAACGTCTACGGCGTGGTGTCGGTGGTCGGCACCGGCGCGGTGGTCTTCCTGGTCTCCTGGTTCACGCCCGCCGAGGTGCAGAGCTTCTTCGCCTACCTGTTCACCTGGTTCATGCTGTTCGCGAGCGTGCGCCCGGTGTTCGAACTGCAGTCCCAGCGCCGCCGCCAGCCGTCGCCGCACTCCGACGCCGACCAGCTGGACCGGCTGACCGGGGTGCCCGGCACCGTCTGGGTGATGTTCTTCGCCCTGTTCAACATGGCCGTGGTGGTGCTGGGGGTCTGGCTGCTGCTGTTCCGCTGA